One Chelonoidis abingdonii isolate Lonesome George chromosome 17, CheloAbing_2.0, whole genome shotgun sequence DNA segment encodes these proteins:
- the BHLHE40 gene encoding class E basic helix-loop-helix protein 40, translating to MEMIPSAQPPPACLGKLPALESNEMPGLAFSHMYQVYKPRRGLKKSEDNKETYKLPHRLIEKKRRDRINECIAQLKDLLPEHLKLTTLGHLEKAVVLELTLKHVKALTNLIEQQQQKIIALQNGLQAGDLSSRNLDTSQEMFRSGFQMCAKEVLQYLGKHENTRDLKSSQLVSHLHRMASEVLQGGASRKSGDAPPKTVDLKEKSGSLPKTAEGYGKNCVPVIQRTFAHSSGEQSGSDTDTDSGYGGELEKSDSNTDQQYFPKDTGLNYTVQDRISSIKQETEDPPAKRTRMETSEDEGHFSSDLIGSSSSFLSPHPHQPPLCLPFYLIPPSATAYLPMLEKCWYPASMPVLYPSLPASAAALSGLMNPDKISPSLLMPQRLPSPLPVHSPIDSSALLQALKQIPPLNLETKD from the exons ATGGAAATGATCCCCAgcgcccagccccctcctgcctgcCTGGGCAAGCTGCCTGCGCTGGAGAGCAACGAGATGCCAGG GCTGGCGTTTTCTCACATGTATCAAGTGTACAAGCCCAggagagggttaaaaaaaagtgaagacaATAAG GAGACCTATAAATTGCCCCACAGACTGATAGAGAAGAAGAGACGTGATAGGATTAATGAGTGCATTGCCCAACTGAAAGATCTCTTACCAGAACATCTCAAACTTACA ACTTTAGGTCACTTGGAGAAGGCGGTGGTTCTTGAACTTACCTTGAAGCATGTGAAAGCACTAACTAATCTCAttgagcagcagcaacagaaaatAATTGCTTTACAGAATGGTTTACAAGCTG GTGACTTGTCATCGAGAAACCTTGATACCAGCCAGGAAATGTTTCGATCCGGTTTCCAGATGTGTGCCAAGGAAGTGCTGCAATACCTGGGAAAGCATGAGAACACCAGGGATCTGAAATCTTCCCAGCTGGTCAGTCATCTGCACCGAATGGCCTCTGAGGTCCTCCAGGGCGGAGCCAGCCGAAAATCTGGAGATGCGCCCCCGAAAACAGTGGACTTGAAAGAGAAGTCTGGCTCTTTGCCCAAAACTGCTGAGGGTTATGGCAAGAACTGTGTGCCTGTTATACAGAGAACTTTTGCACACTCCAGTGGAGAGCAGAGTGGGagtgacacagacacagacagtgGGTATGGAGGAGAGCTGGAGAAAAGTGACTCAAACACCGATCAGCAGTATTTTCCAAAGGATACGGGACTCAACTATACCGTGCAAGACAGAATAAGCTCTATTAAGCAAGAGACTGAGGACCCACCAGCCAAAAGGACCAGGATGGAAACTTCAGAAGACGAAGGCCATTTTAGCAGTGATCTGATTGGCTCTTCAAGTAGTTTTTTAAGCCCTCACCCTCACCAGCCTCCTTTGTGCCTGCCTTTTTATTTGATCCCACCATCTGCAACTGCCTATCTGCCTATGCTGGAGAAGTGTTGGTACCCGGCTTCCATGCCCGTCTTGTACCCAAGtctcccagcctctgctgctgcacTTTCAGGGCTAATGAACCCAGATAAAATCTCTCCATCTCTTCTGATGCCTCAGAGACTTCCTTCTCCACTACCAGTCCATTCCCCTATCGACTCCTCAGCTCTGCTTCAAGCTTTGAAGCAGATTCCTCCTTTGAACTTGGAAACCAAAGACTAA